A region from the Hippopotamus amphibius kiboko isolate mHipAmp2 chromosome 15, mHipAmp2.hap2, whole genome shotgun sequence genome encodes:
- the LOC130836201 gene encoding olfactory receptor 7E24-like, with product METGNLTSVSEFFLMGLSDDPELQPLLFIMFLSMYLVTMLGNLLIILAVTSDPHLHTPMYFFLSNLSLADIGFISTTVPKMIVNIQTHSRVISYEGCLTQMSMLILFGCMDDMLLTVMAYDRFEAICHPLHYQVIMSPRFCGFLVLVSFFLSLLESQLHNLIVLQLTCFKDVEIPNFFCDPSQLLNLACSDTFTNSTVMYFIGAVFGFLPFLVIFFSYYKIISSILRVPSSGGKYKAFATCGSHLSVVCLFYGTALSVYLSSNISKSPKKDVVSSVMSAVVTPMLNPFIYSLRNRNIKKAMWRFLSKEISS from the coding sequence ATGGAAACTGGAAACCTAACAAGTGTCTCAGAATTCTTCCTCATGGGTCTCTCCGATGATCCAGAACTGCagcctttgcttttcattatgttcctgtccatgtacctggtcaccatgttggggaacctgctcatcatcctggctgtcacctctgacccccacctccacacccccatgtacttcttcctctccaacctgtccttggCTGACATCGGTTTCATCTCCACCACGGTCCCCAAGATGATTGTGAACATCCAAACTCACAGCAGAGTCATCTCCTATGAGGGCTGCCTGACACAGATGTCTATGTTAATCCTTTTTGGATGTATGGATGACATGCTtctgactgtgatggcctatgacaggtttgaggccatctgtcacccactgcactaccaggtCATCATGAGCCCACGCTTCTGTGGCTTCTTAGTTTTGGTGTCTTTTTTCCTTAGTCTTTTGGAGTCCCAGCTGCACAATTTGATTGTGTTGCAACTTACCTGCTTCAAGGATGTGGAAATTCCTAATTTCTTCTGTGACCCTTCTCAACTCCTCAATCTTGCCTGTTCTGACACTTTCACCAATAGCACAGTCATGTATTTTATTGGTGCTGTCTttggttttctccctttcttagtgatctttttctcttactataaaattatttcctccattctcagAGTCCCCTCATCAGGTGGGAAGTATAAAGCCTTCGCCACCTGTGGTTCTCACCTGtcagttgtttgcttattttatggaACAGCCCTTAGTGTGTACCTCAGTTCAAATATCTCAAAATCTCCCAAGAAGGATGTAGTGTCCTCTGTGATGTCTGCTGTggtcacccccatgctgaaccccttcatctacagtctgaggaacagaaacaTCAAAAAGGccatgtggaggttccttagcAAAGAAATCTCATCTTAG
- the LOC130836823 gene encoding olfactory receptor 7A10-like: MDAGNQTGVSELLLLGLSEDPELQPLLFRMFLSMYLVTVLGNLLIILAVTSDAHLHTPMYFFLFHLSFSDICFNSTVVPKMLVNIQTQSKIISYEGCITQMCFFLVFVYLDHFLLTVMAYDRFVAICHPLHYTVIMNPHLCALLALISWVLSVLVSLLHSLMILHLSFCTHTKIPHFFCEFAQVLKSACSDTLSNYIVLYSVTGLLGVIPLTGIFFSYAKIISAILKMSSAEGKYKAFSTCGSHLTVISLFYGTGLGVYLSSAFSPSSSKGAVASVMCTVVIPMLNPFIYSLRNRDMKGALRRLVSRSFFSL; encoded by the coding sequence ATGGATGCAGGAAACCAAACAGGTGTCTCAGAACTCCTCCTCTTGGGACTGTCAGAGGATCCAGAACTGCAGCCCCTCCTCTTCAGGATGTTCCTgtccatgtacctggtcaccgTGCTTGGGAACCTTCTAATCATCCTGGCTGTTACCTCTGAtgcccacctccacacccccatgtacttcttcctcttccacctgtctttttctgatatttgttTCAATTCCACTGTAGTTCCAAAAATGCTGGTGAACATACAGACACAAAGCAAAATCATCAGCTATGAAGGCTGCATCACCCAGATgtgttttttcttggtttttgtgtATTTGGACCACTTCCTCCtcactgtgatggcctatgaccggtttgtggccatctgccaccctcTGCACTACACAGTCATCATGAACCCTCACCTCTGTGCCCTGCTGGCTCTAATCTCTTGGGTCCTCAGTGTCCTAGTCTCCCTCCTGCACAGTCTGATGATATTGCATCTCTCgttctgcacacacacaaaaattcctCACTTCTTCTGCGAATTTGCTCAGGTGCTCAAGTCTGCCTGTTCTGATACTCTGAGCAATTACATTGTGCTGTATTCTGTGACTGGCCTGCTGGGTGTTATTCCACTGACTGGGATCTTTTTCTCTTATGCTAAGATTATTTCTGCCATACTCAAAATGTCCTCAGCTGAGGGGAAGTACAAAGCTTTTTCCACCTGTGGGTCTCACCTAACAGTCATTTCCTTATTCTATGGGACAGGGTTAGGAGTGTATCTCAGTTctgccttctccccttcctcctcaaaGGGGGCAGTTGCCTCAGTGATGTGCACCGTGGTcatccccatgctgaaccccttcatctacagctTGAGGAACAGGGACATGAAAGGGGCCCTGAGGAGACTTGTAAGCAGGTCTTTTTTCTCCCTGTAA